One region of Salvia miltiorrhiza cultivar Shanhuang (shh) chromosome 3, IMPLAD_Smil_shh, whole genome shotgun sequence genomic DNA includes:
- the LOC131018466 gene encoding LRR receptor-like serine/threonine-protein kinase EFR: MEIAIRSSNSRVETFRSLLSLSKIFYYEKQREWAPLPSTSLRRCCLRAAAGCCCRERLLQLGFWAAAFENLRNWSEATSFCIWTGITCGKKHTDRVAAINLSNMGLEGNIAKEIGNLSFLRYIDISNNSINGLIPGEIGNLRRLRVLRMAFNQLSGGIPPSLGSLRKLQGVNQTFDLGGSKKFLT, encoded by the exons ATGGAAATTGCAA TACGGAGCTCGAACTCGAGAGTCGAGACCTTTCGCTCTCTTCTATCCCTCTCTAAAATTTTCTACTACGAGAAACAGAGAGAATGGGCGCCTTTGCCGTCCACGAGCCTCCGTCGCTGCTGTCTGCGAGCTGCAGCTGGTTGCTGCTGCCGAGAGAGGCTGCTGCAGCTCGGATTCTGGGCAGCCGCTTTTGAGAATCTGAG GAACTGGTCTGAGGCAACCTCTTTCTGCATTTGGACCGGCATCACTTGTGGCAAGAAGCATACAGACAGAGTAGCAGCCATCAATCTTTCAAATATGGGTTTGGAGGGGAACATCGCAAAGGAAATCGGCAACCTCTCATTTCTAAGATACATTGACATCAGCAACAACAGCATCAACGGCCTAATTCCCGGTGAGATTGGGAACTTGAGACGTCTTCGTGTACTGAGAATGGCGTTCAATCAACTCAGTGGGGGCATTCCCCCGAGCCTTGGATCATTGAGGAAGCTGCAGGGTGTGAACCAGACTTTCGATTTAGGGGGGTCCAAAAAATTTTTAACGTAA
- the LOC131017863 gene encoding uncharacterized protein LOC131017863, whose amino-acid sequence MFSDPNMAMDMMKKNLSMIIPQTLTFAWVNFFFSGFVAAKIPFPLTQRFRAMLQNGIDLSTVDVSYVSSRSWYFLNLFGLRGLFSIILGEDNATDDTQRMMQMGGFGFDPTRAMLYILSLFICFYDQE is encoded by the exons ATGTTTTCGGATCCAAACATGGCTATGGACATGATGAAAAAAAATCTCTCCATGATTATTCCACAG ACGCTTACTTTTGCCTGGGTTAACTTCTTCTTCTCTGGATTTGTAGCAG CAAAGATCCCATTTCCTCTTACTCAGAGATTCAGGGCAATGCTGCAAAATGGCATAGACTTGAGCACTGTCGATGTCAGTTACGTCAGCAGTCGCTCCTG GTATTTTCTCAATCTTTTTGGGCTAAGAGGTCTCTTTAGTATTATTCTTGGAGAAGACAATG CAACTGATGATACACAGCGCATGATGCAAATGGGTGGATTTGGATTTGACCCAACCAGGGCAATGCTATACATTTTATCCTTGTTTATATGCTTTTATGATCAAGAGTAG